The Acidobacteriota bacterium genome contains a region encoding:
- a CDS encoding acyltransferase produces MPRKVTVGLIQTHNPVSDPKASLAKVQKAAMDLHVKLIHEAGSKGVQILGLQEIFNGPYFCPSQDSRWYDAAEPVPGPTTEAIAKIAKKYRMAVVVPVYEREDAGVYYNTAAVYDSDGTYLGKYRKNHIPHTSGFWEKYFFKPGNVGYPVFQTRYAKVGVYICYDRHFPEGARALGLNGAEIVFNPSATVAGLSQYLWKLEQPAHAVANGYFVAASNRVGTEAPWNIGRFYGSSYVVDPRGNFLATASEDKDELLVATCDLDMIEEVRRTWQFFRDRRPETYGPLVAL; encoded by the coding sequence ATGCCGCGCAAGGTCACGGTCGGCCTGATCCAGACGCACAACCCCGTCTCGGACCCGAAGGCCTCGCTCGCGAAGGTGCAGAAGGCCGCGATGGACCTGCACGTGAAGCTCATTCACGAGGCCGGCAGCAAGGGCGTCCAGATCCTCGGCCTGCAGGAGATCTTCAACGGGCCGTACTTCTGCCCGTCGCAGGACTCCCGCTGGTACGACGCCGCCGAGCCCGTGCCCGGGCCGACGACCGAGGCCATCGCGAAGATCGCGAAGAAGTACCGCATGGCCGTCGTCGTGCCCGTCTACGAGCGCGAGGACGCCGGCGTCTACTACAACACCGCCGCCGTGTACGACTCGGACGGAACGTACCTCGGCAAGTACCGCAAGAACCACATCCCGCACACGTCGGGCTTCTGGGAGAAGTACTTCTTCAAGCCGGGCAACGTGGGCTACCCCGTCTTCCAGACGCGCTACGCCAAGGTCGGCGTGTACATCTGCTACGACCGCCACTTCCCCGAGGGCGCGCGCGCGCTCGGGCTGAACGGCGCCGAGATCGTCTTCAACCCGTCCGCGACCGTCGCGGGCCTCTCGCAGTACCTCTGGAAGCTCGAGCAGCCCGCGCACGCGGTCGCGAACGGCTACTTCGTGGCGGCGAGCAACCGCGTCGGCACGGAAGCCCCGTGGAACATCGGGCGCTTCTACGGGTCGTCGTACGTCGTCGACCCGCGCGGCAACTTCCTCGCGACCGCGAGCGAGGACAAGGACGAGCTCCTCGTCGCGACCTGCGACCTCGACATGATCGAGGAGGTCCGGCGCACCTGGCAGTTCTTCCGGGACAGGCGGCCAGAGACGTACGGCCCGCTGGTGGCACTGTAA
- a CDS encoding sigma-70 family RNA polymerase sigma factor, which translates to MAAWDPTDGMQPAIAGGGSLSEVAVLRAVLSDELPANDDVASEAIGTTPGEWDWNALNNVLRPKLVSLAMRKYRFSREEAEDAVQTVYMRVLARDPRVKDPIGYVKIAFLNTCLNIATSRERRTEQFPEGMDVSDPSCEKVTARLEAVRMVNKAIRSAGPRCKKIVRLYFGQEYSLAEMTKATGYSQKTVWKRIWGCLDKMRKVLA; encoded by the coding sequence ATGGCTGCATGGGACCCCACAGACGGAATGCAGCCCGCAATCGCGGGCGGTGGAAGTCTGTCCGAGGTCGCGGTCCTGCGCGCGGTCCTCTCCGACGAGCTGCCTGCAAATGACGACGTCGCCTCCGAGGCCATCGGCACGACGCCGGGCGAGTGGGACTGGAACGCTCTCAACAACGTGCTGCGTCCGAAGCTCGTGAGCCTCGCGATGCGGAAGTACCGCTTCAGCCGCGAGGAAGCGGAAGACGCGGTGCAGACGGTCTACATGCGCGTCCTCGCGCGCGACCCGCGCGTGAAGGACCCGATCGGCTACGTGAAGATCGCGTTCCTCAACACCTGCCTGAACATCGCGACGTCGCGCGAGCGGCGCACGGAGCAGTTCCCCGAGGGGATGGACGTCTCCGATCCGTCGTGCGAGAAGGTCACGGCGCGCCTCGAGGCCGTGCGCATGGTCAACAAGGCCATTCGCAGCGCGGGCCCGCGGTGCAAGAAGATCGTCCGCCTCTACTTCGGCCAGGAGTACAGCCTCGCCGAGATGACGAAGGCGACGGGCTACTCGCAGAAGACGGTGTGGAAGCGCATCTGGGGCTGCCTCGACAAGATGCGG
- a CDS encoding CoA-acylating methylmalonate-semialdehyde dehydrogenase codes for MTNAPLLTDFVGGAWIDSRATSSCDVYNPATGAVIAKSPLGTRADVDAAVAAAKAAFPAWRATPVVERARAMFAFKNRLEEHFDEIARIVTTEHGKTLDESRGSVRRGIEAVEVACGMPSMMMGYGLEDISRGLDCDVHRQPMGVFAAIAPFNFPAMVPLWFLPFAVATGNTFVVKPSELVPLSQKRMHELLSECVPPGVVNLVNGGADVVNGLCEHPDVKGVSFVGSTPVARHVYRTASHAGKRVQALGGAKNFIVVMPDANLDKSIGIVSESCYGCAGERCLAGSIVVTVGGASHHADVRERLVAAAKAIKVGDGLEPGVTMGPVIREAARQRVLSYIDKGLAEGAELVLDGRGVTVKGRQNGFFLGASVFDKVSPKSSIGREEIFGPVLSLMNVPDLASALALLHDHPQANATSIFTGSGKSARTFASQAPPAMVGVNVGVAAPMSFFPFGGSKESFFGDVKAHGRDGIAFYTDQKVVIERWF; via the coding sequence ATGACGAACGCTCCCCTCCTCACCGACTTCGTCGGAGGCGCGTGGATCGACTCGCGCGCGACGTCGTCCTGCGACGTCTACAACCCCGCCACGGGCGCCGTCATCGCGAAGTCGCCGCTCGGGACGCGCGCCGACGTGGACGCGGCCGTCGCCGCGGCGAAGGCGGCGTTCCCCGCCTGGCGCGCGACGCCCGTCGTGGAGCGCGCGCGCGCGATGTTCGCGTTCAAGAACCGGCTCGAGGAGCATTTCGACGAGATCGCGCGCATCGTCACGACCGAGCACGGCAAGACGCTGGACGAGTCGCGCGGGTCCGTCCGCCGCGGCATCGAGGCCGTCGAGGTCGCGTGCGGGATGCCCTCGATGATGATGGGCTACGGCCTCGAGGACATCTCCCGCGGGCTCGACTGCGACGTCCACCGCCAGCCGATGGGCGTCTTCGCGGCGATCGCGCCGTTCAACTTCCCCGCCATGGTGCCGCTCTGGTTCCTGCCGTTCGCGGTGGCGACGGGCAACACGTTCGTCGTGAAGCCGTCCGAGCTCGTCCCGCTTTCGCAGAAACGCATGCACGAGCTGCTCTCCGAGTGCGTCCCGCCCGGCGTCGTGAACCTCGTGAACGGCGGAGCGGACGTCGTGAACGGGCTCTGCGAGCATCCGGACGTGAAGGGCGTGTCGTTCGTCGGCTCGACGCCCGTCGCGAGGCACGTCTACCGGACGGCGTCGCACGCCGGCAAGCGCGTGCAGGCGCTCGGGGGCGCGAAGAACTTCATCGTCGTGATGCCGGACGCGAACCTCGACAAGTCGATCGGCATCGTCTCGGAGTCCTGCTACGGCTGCGCGGGCGAGCGGTGCCTCGCCGGCTCGATCGTCGTCACGGTGGGCGGCGCGAGCCACCACGCGGACGTGCGCGAGCGCCTCGTCGCGGCCGCGAAGGCGATCAAGGTCGGCGACGGCCTCGAGCCGGGCGTCACGATGGGGCCGGTCATCCGCGAGGCGGCGCGCCAGCGCGTCCTCTCCTACATCGACAAGGGCCTCGCCGAGGGGGCCGAGCTCGTCCTCGACGGCCGCGGCGTCACCGTGAAAGGCCGCCAGAACGGGTTCTTCCTCGGGGCGTCCGTCTTCGACAAGGTCTCGCCGAAGTCCTCCATCGGGCGCGAGGAGATCTTCGGGCCCGTGCTGTCGCTCATGAACGTGCCGGACCTCGCTTCGGCGCTCGCGCTCCTGCACGACCACCCGCAGGCGAACGCGACGTCGATCTTCACGGGGAGCGGCAAGTCCGCGCGGACGTTCGCGTCGCAGGCGCCGCCGGCGATGGTGGGCGTGAACGTCGGCGTCGCGGCGCCGATGTCGTTCTTCCCGTTCGGCGGGTCGAAGGAGAGCTTCTTCGGCGACGTGAAGGCGCACGGCCGCGACGGCATCGCGTTCTACACAGACCAGAAGGTCGTCATCGAGAGGTGGTTCTAA
- a CDS encoding IPT/TIG domain-containing protein: MNRVSRGRTGGRVLAAAALAAFGLFGAARADAERVVDDRTFRVLDGPLGPDARITTQPVTLDDGTSVEFEVSQRQVFAPDAQIVVHGRFGDTLAPAPTDRWFTGRVIGDPSSVVVLARGRSLRGFVITGGRVSVLGPERHPYGDGPPGRTLVRTLDPETDVPDAMRTFTCGTDSLPVPPETKPAASLNRRALSNVMYFAGIAVETDYELYAKFNSTTNLTKYVGDLFAFVSAVYQRDVLVTLQVNHLSIWTTAADPWNATSGTSAALSEFVSYWSTNRGTVPRATAHMLSGKGLGGGIAYLNALCGGAGYGVSASLSGVAPTNISYTYWDFMVVAHELGHNFGSPHTHCYTPEVDQCWSGECYVGPTSVPPEKGTIMSYCHQRSGGYSNIKMFLGVPGETSQAVTARIRTYVEGRPSCFGTVAGPIVTDVAPNAGPTAGGTAVTISGTGFVSGATVTIGGVAATGVAFVNATTINATTGAHADGVVEVTVRNPSNQGYTATSLYTYGTGIPPTPTPTPTATATRTATPTITPTLTPTATATPTQTPTFLPGTPTPTPTRTPTLTPTRTSTPTTLPTPPPPTPTVTPTRTPTPTPTPTRQGATTFFTLTPCRLVDTRNAAGPLGGPALGAGASRTFTLVGSCGVPAGTQTVSANVTIVSPAAAGDLVIYPATLASPPAVSTVSFRAGRTRANNAHLFLSSDGTGRVTVRNNTNGSLNLVLDVNGYYR, translated from the coding sequence ATGAACCGGGTTTCGCGCGGGCGTACGGGTGGGCGTGTCCTTGCGGCCGCCGCGCTGGCCGCGTTCGGCCTCTTCGGCGCCGCCCGGGCCGACGCCGAGCGGGTCGTGGACGACAGGACGTTCCGGGTTCTCGACGGGCCGCTCGGGCCGGACGCCCGGATCACGACCCAGCCCGTCACGCTCGACGACGGAACGAGCGTGGAATTCGAGGTTTCCCAGCGGCAGGTCTTCGCGCCGGACGCCCAGATCGTCGTCCACGGCCGTTTCGGCGACACCCTCGCCCCGGCTCCCACCGACCGCTGGTTCACGGGGCGCGTCATCGGCGATCCGTCGTCCGTCGTCGTCCTCGCGCGCGGGCGCTCGCTCCGCGGCTTCGTGATCACGGGCGGGCGCGTCTCGGTCCTCGGGCCGGAGCGTCACCCTTACGGCGACGGACCTCCCGGCCGCACCCTCGTCCGGACGCTGGACCCCGAGACCGACGTCCCCGACGCGATGCGGACCTTCACGTGCGGAACGGACTCGCTTCCCGTTCCCCCCGAGACGAAACCCGCCGCCTCGCTGAACCGGCGCGCGCTGAGCAACGTCATGTACTTCGCGGGAATCGCCGTGGAGACGGACTACGAGCTCTACGCGAAGTTCAACTCCACGACGAACCTCACGAAGTACGTCGGCGACCTCTTCGCCTTCGTCTCGGCGGTTTACCAGCGCGACGTTCTCGTGACGCTCCAGGTGAACCACCTCTCCATCTGGACGACGGCGGCGGACCCGTGGAACGCGACGAGCGGCACGTCCGCCGCGCTGTCGGAGTTCGTTTCGTACTGGAGCACGAACCGCGGCACCGTTCCCCGGGCGACGGCGCACATGCTCTCGGGGAAGGGCCTCGGCGGCGGCATCGCCTACCTGAACGCGCTCTGCGGCGGCGCCGGGTACGGCGTCAGCGCGAGCCTCTCCGGCGTCGCTCCGACGAACATCTCGTACACCTACTGGGACTTCATGGTCGTGGCGCACGAGCTCGGGCACAATTTCGGCTCGCCCCACACGCACTGCTACACCCCCGAGGTGGACCAGTGCTGGTCGGGCGAGTGCTACGTCGGTCCGACGAGCGTCCCCCCCGAGAAGGGGACGATCATGAGCTACTGCCACCAGCGCTCCGGCGGATACTCGAACATCAAGATGTTCCTCGGCGTGCCGGGCGAGACGAGCCAGGCCGTCACGGCGCGCATCCGGACGTACGTCGAGGGCCGCCCCAGCTGCTTCGGCACGGTCGCGGGCCCCATCGTCACGGACGTCGCCCCGAACGCGGGCCCGACCGCCGGCGGCACCGCGGTGACGATCTCGGGGACGGGGTTCGTCTCGGGCGCGACCGTCACGATCGGCGGCGTGGCCGCGACGGGCGTCGCCTTCGTGAACGCGACGACGATCAACGCGACGACGGGCGCGCACGCCGACGGCGTCGTCGAAGTGACCGTCCGGAACCCATCCAACCAGGGCTACACCGCGACGTCCCTCTACACGTACGGGACCGGCATCCCGCCGACGCCGACGCCCACCCCGACGGCGACGGCGACGCGGACGGCGACGCCGACGATCACACCGACCCTGACGCCGACGGCCACCGCGACCCCGACCCAGACGCCGACGTTCCTGCCGGGCACGCCGACCCCGACGCCGACCAGGACCCCGACCCTGACCCCGACGCGAACCTCGACGCCCACGACCCTGCCCACCCCGCCCCCGCCGACTCCGACCGTGACCCCGACGCGAACGCCGACGCCTACGCCGACCCCGACGCGGCAGGGGGCCACGACGTTCTTCACGCTCACGCCCTGCCGCCTCGTGGACACGCGCAACGCGGCGGGCCCCCTCGGCGGACCCGCGCTCGGCGCCGGGGCCTCGCGCACGTTCACGCTCGTCGGTTCGTGCGGCGTTCCGGCCGGGACGCAGACGGTCTCGGCGAACGTCACGATCGTGAGCCCGGCCGCCGCCGGCGACCTCGTGATTTACCCCGCGACGCTCGCGTCTCCGCCAGCCGTCTCGACGGTCAGCTTCCGGGCCGGCCGGACGCGGGCGAACAACGCGCACCTCTTCCTTTCGAGCGACGGCACCGGCCGCGTGACCGTGCGGAACAACACGAACGGCTCGCTGAACCTCGTCCTCGACGTGAACGGTTACTACCGGTAG
- a CDS encoding NAD(P)-dependent oxidoreductase produces the protein MIFLTGVSGYVGRRVARRLTASGLRVRGLVPAAEGLPADLPGVDLVRGDILDPASLEPLGSGVTAVVHAAAAMLPNPPEKIRTVNVDGTRNVLAAARRWGAARVVYVSAVSAAYAKKNSYGQSKVDAEALVAASGIPFVVLRPTMVYGEGGGLHFARLVELVKNAPGVFPVFGPGTAKVQPVHVEDVAAAVEIALSSAAAAGGTWGVSGATVLSFDDLVARVATALGQRRRIFHVPLPLAMAAASLAVKVSPSFFLTPEALLGLNQDADLDFGPFAAACGYRPRTLDEGFAAGLGVSAA, from the coding sequence ATGATCTTTCTCACCGGAGTCAGCGGCTACGTCGGCCGCCGTGTCGCGCGCCGTCTCACCGCCTCGGGCCTTCGGGTCCGCGGCCTCGTTCCCGCCGCCGAAGGTCTTCCCGCCGACCTGCCGGGCGTCGACCTCGTGCGGGGGGACATCCTCGACCCCGCGTCTCTCGAGCCGCTCGGCTCGGGCGTCACCGCCGTCGTCCACGCCGCGGCCGCGATGCTTCCAAACCCGCCGGAAAAGATCCGCACCGTGAACGTCGACGGGACGCGCAACGTCCTCGCGGCGGCGCGCCGGTGGGGCGCGGCGCGCGTCGTCTACGTCTCGGCGGTCTCGGCCGCGTACGCTAAGAAGAACAGCTACGGGCAGTCGAAGGTCGATGCGGAGGCGCTCGTCGCGGCTTCCGGGATCCCGTTCGTCGTGCTCCGGCCGACCATGGTCTACGGCGAGGGCGGCGGCCTCCACTTCGCGCGCCTCGTCGAGCTCGTGAAGAACGCGCCCGGCGTCTTCCCCGTCTTCGGCCCCGGGACCGCGAAGGTCCAGCCCGTCCACGTCGAGGACGTGGCGGCCGCCGTCGAGATCGCGCTCTCGAGCGCGGCCGCAGCCGGTGGAACGTGGGGCGTGTCGGGCGCGACGGTGCTGTCGTTCGACGACCTCGTCGCGCGCGTCGCGACCGCGCTGGGGCAGCGGCGCCGCATTTTCCACGTCCCGCTGCCGCTTGCGATGGCCGCGGCCTCGCTCGCCGTGAAGGTCTCGCCCTCCTTCTTCCTCACGCCCGAGGCGCTCCTCGGCCTGAACCAGGACGCGGATCTCGACTTCGGGCCGTTCGCCGCGGCGTGTGGATATCGCCCGAGGACGCTGGACGAAGGCTTCGCCGCCGGCCTCGGCGTCAGCGCCGCGTAG
- a CDS encoding transposase produces MADLTDVRGLFGIVTFKIGVVFDVFSRMPLSALVFSKEPSSVEISRFVSRATKRHGRPAHFVSDRGPCFIGQVFRRMLRSLGARPRYGAIGRKGSIALIERLWRTLKDTLGLRLLRPLAAEDLAAKVETGLVHYAHFRPHQGLNGATPAEIYFGRTPAHLSAIPPPRGRPGEGPMDSPFRIEYLDAERLLPVLVRNAA; encoded by the coding sequence ATGGCGGATCTGACGGACGTGAGGGGGCTGTTCGGGATCGTGACGTTCAAGATCGGGGTCGTGTTTGACGTCTTCTCGCGGATGCCGCTCTCGGCATTGGTTTTTTCCAAGGAGCCGTCGTCCGTCGAGATCAGCCGGTTCGTCTCGAGGGCCACGAAGCGGCACGGGCGGCCGGCGCACTTCGTGTCGGATAGAGGGCCGTGCTTCATCGGCCAGGTCTTTCGCCGAATGCTGCGGAGCCTCGGCGCGAGGCCGAGGTATGGAGCGATTGGAAGGAAGGGCTCAATCGCACTGATCGAGAGGCTGTGGAGGACGTTGAAAGACACACTCGGCCTGCGCCTTCTTCGGCCGCTCGCCGCAGAAGACCTCGCGGCGAAGGTCGAGACCGGCCTCGTTCACTATGCGCACTTCCGCCCGCATCAAGGGCTGAACGGGGCGACGCCGGCCGAGATCTACTTCGGACGGACGCCCGCGCATCTCTCGGCAATCCCGCCTCCTCGCGGCAGGCCGGGCGAAGGCCCGATGGACTCCCCGTTTCGCATCGAGTATCTCGACGCGGAGCGGCTTCTGCCGGTGTTGGTTCGAAACGCGGCCTGA